The following are from one region of the Oncorhynchus masou masou isolate Uvic2021 chromosome 24, UVic_Omas_1.1, whole genome shotgun sequence genome:
- the hps3 gene encoding Hermansky-Pudlak syndrome 3 protein isoform X3, which yields MVHVYNCHPFASQQIVPTEQEPGLVCCGGGALFVVSAGGCKIEAFQLGEEGCPLICRFATMGTVQSILHSEIGDYLVTIEEKNNAPYLRAYTNWRYQAAEKTRVGVRLLGHFLRGSSMRGAPKEQMEIIEIPLFERPLCVACCGVTGDLLVGCPKSLVLFSLKRQALNDKLSILDFERCLIIHLPGLSPQQVGMDVAICAGYIALQTELEVLVVKLERLPGAAFTQKSADKKPQDHSLVPQDMITGAEHDNETEGRREGLAGHRDHDDFFIFPKHQELLGDRAKDCGVKISLEWTGMESEARGNLIITYILYRRFAPDFFQDCSVEETHLHSLQFHPVFTSNQEVCVEGGRGVEPTCLFCFFSLPKTGYLYSVRGGVQMVSAYQYPEKAQQAVLTDLFLHIITKNALQCFSVRCAAVAARAEDPYIDTTMKACPPITMELCALRIQLFIGLKALCHYRHHVVLLTTADVETREDTERTARRVMNRKSPFTKPQNPSEMGHGWNLYVVNTVTPLQLYNEMVEYSKTYEETNPLSHSRLHLLSEAHLLLRATLLDPRVGNPVERPQTTGQNLAQALRYNTTPTADRRELLQAFQESCAQLGDCFSRFDKRDCHLALPYYKMSGLSLTEVISRNRGLSNSLCGYGQGFLYFLKHSLYEETLELLTEETANEVLDIFGVAEPSQLPHVIASPSMARASPDCGLAHLERLESIGAPSVPLTLSKAALALRMPDLQLYRQHMDRHTEMLQVYGFIEEAKLLLHGRGDTVVPTLLARHLRDNQDGLLVAAMVALHENDKVKLDEADLFFQELCGDVSGPQGGPQLLVDFWEALLMASSQEAVIQELLFRLTTVYIDRVTRRDGRGFKPHKSADDLINWCSHYGVLYPWVSILTPAHFNIIPEDLHKLQSLLCGPTLDVSSILPLLEQLPDEDNAGLSVHVLCATKLGHYESSIERLLDRCPQAIIPYANHELQNNNMALWWQKLFPELCERTRATQGENTILLAALKETLVVVAMELNPLEFLDLLPDDGTVHFFLPHLLECSQRNLMM from the exons ATGGTTCACGTATACAACTGCCACCCCTTCGCGTCCCAGCAAATCGTGCCAACCGAGCAGGAACCGGGGTTGGTGtgctgtggcgggggtgccctaTTCGTGGTGTCCGCTGGAGGATGCAAGATCGAGGCTTTTCAACTGGGAGAAGAGGGGTGTCCTCTCATCTGCCGCTTCGCCACTATGGGGACTGTGCAGAGCATCCTACACAGTGAGATAG GGGACTACCTGGTGACCATCGAGGAGAAGAACAACGCCCCCTACCTACGCGCCTACACCAACTGGCGCTACCAGGCGGCTGAGAAGACCCGCGTTGGCGTGCGTCTGCTCGGTCATTTCCTGCGCGGCTCGTCCATGCGCGGGGCTCCCAAGGAGCAGATGGAGATCATTGAGATTCCACTGTTTGAGCGTCCGCTGTGTGTGGCGTGCTGTGGGGTGACCGGAGACCTGCTGGTGGGGTGTCCTAAGAGCCTGGTGCTGTTCAGTCTAAAGAGACAGGCCCTCAACGACAAACTCTCCATCCTGGACTTTGAGCGCTGTCTCATCATCCACCTCCCGGGACTGTCGCCCCAACAGGTAGGGATGGAT GTGGCGATCTGTGCAGGGTACATTGCCCTGCAGACAGAGCTGGAGGTGCTGGTGGTCAAACTGGAGAGACTTCCTGGTGCTGCTTTTACCCAGAAGTCAGCTGACAAGAAGCCCCAGGACCACAGTCTGGTCCCCCAAGATATGATCACTGGAGCAGAACACGACAACGAGACGG aggggaggagagagggtctgGCTGGTCACCGTGACCATGATGACTTCTTCATTTTCCCCAAGCACCAAGAGCTCCTGGGGGACAGGGCTAAGGACTGTGGGGTCAAGATCTCTCTGGAGTGGACAGGCATGGAGAGTGAGGCCAGGGGCAACCTCATCATCACCTATATcttatacag GCGTTTTGCTCCAGACTTCTTCCAGGACTGTAGTGTTGAGGAGACCCACCTGCACTCCCTGCAGTTTCACCCAGTGTTCACCA GCAACCAGGAAGTATGTgtggaggggggtagaggggtggagccGACATGTTTGTTCTGTTTCTTCTCGCTGCCCAAGACGGGCTATTTGTACAGCGTGAGGGGCGGGGTTCAGATGGTCTCAGCCTATCAGTATCCAGAGAAGGCCCAGCAGGCCGTCCTCACTGACCTCTTCCTCCACATCATCACAAA GAATGCTCTCCAGTGCTTCTCAGTGAGATGTGCAGCAGTGGCAGCCAGAGCTGAGGACCCTTACATCGATACCACCATGAAG gcCTGTCCTCCCATCACCATGGAGTTGTGTGCTCTGCGTATTCAGCTGTTCATTGGTCTGAAGGCTCTGTGTCACTACCGACACCACGTCGTCCTGCTGACCACTGCAGATGTGGAGACCAGGGAGGACACAGAGAGGACCGCACGCAGAGTCAT GAACAGGAAGTCACCCTTCACCAAGCCCCAGAATCCCAGTGAGATGGGTCACGGCTGGAACCTGTACGTGGTCAACACCGTCACCCCGCTCCAGCTCTACAACGAGATG GTGGAGTACAGTAAGACGTATGAGGAAACCAACCCTCTGTCTCACAGCCGTCTGCACCTGCTCAGTGAAGCCCACCTCCTCTTGAGAGCCACGCTCCTGGACCCCCGGGTTGGAAACCCTGTAGAACGGCCTCAGACCACTGGTCAGAACCTCGCCCAGGCCCTGAGATATAATACAACCCCCACCGCAGACAGACGGGAGCTGCTGCAGGCCTTCCAGGAGAGCTGCGCCCAGTTAGGAGACTGCTTCAGCAG GTTTGATAAGCGGGACTGCCACCTGGCCCTGCCCTACTACAAGATGTCAGGCCTGTCTCTGACAGAGgtgatctccaggaacaggggtCTGTCTAACAGCCTCTGTGGCTACGGGCAGGGCTTCCTCTACTTCCTCAAACACTCCCTCTATGAGGAGACCCTGGAGCTGCTCACTGAG gagaCGGCCAACGAGGTGCTGGATATCTTCGGTGTGGCCGAGCCGTCCCAGCTTCCCCATGTTATAGCCAGCCCTTCCATGGCCAGAGCCAGCCCTGACTGTGGCCTGGCCCACCTAGAGCGGCTGGAGTCCATCGGAGCCCCCTCCGTACCCCTCACCCTGTCCAAGGCTGCCCTGGCCCTGCGCATGCCAGACCTGCAGCTCTACAGGCAACACATGGACCGACACACAGAG ATGCTGCAGGTGTATGGGTTCATCGAGGAAGCCAAGCTGCTGCTGCACGGCAGAGGGGATACGGTGGTACCTACTCTCCTGGCTCGTCACCTCAGGGACAACCAGGACGGCCTGCTGGTGGCAGCCATGGTGGCGCTGCACGAGAACGACAAGGTCAAACTGGACGAGGCTGACCTCTTCTTCCAG GAGCTGTGTGGGGATGTGTCAGGGCCCCAGGGAGGCCCTCAGCTACTGGTTGACTTCTGGGAAGCCTTGCTGATGGCCTCGTCACAGGAAGCCGTCATCCAGGAGCTGCTGTTCCGCCTCACCACTGTCTACATCGATCGCGTCACACGCCGAGACGGCCGCGGATTCAAACCGCACAAGAGCGCAGACGACCTg ATTAACTGGTGTTCCCACTACGGCGTGTTGTATCCCTGGGTCAGCATCCTGACTCCAGCTCACTTCAACATCATTCCAGAGGACCTTCACAAACTACAG TCCCTGCTGTGCGGTCCCACCCTGGACGTGTCATCCATCCTGCCCCTGTTGGAGCAGCTGCCTGACGAGGACAACGCCGGGCTCAGTGTGCACGTGCTCTGTGCCACCAAGCTGGGTCACTACGAGAGCTCCATCGAGAGGTTGCTCGACCGCTGTCCTCAGGCCATCATCCCTTATGCTAATCATGAGCTGCAGAACAACAACATG GCTCTGTGGTGGCAGAAGCTGTTCCCCGAGCTGTGTGAGAGAACCAGAgcaacacagggagagaacacCATCCTGCTGGCTGCACTCAAAG AAACGCTGGTGGTGGTTGCCATGGAGCTGAACCCCCTGGAGTTCCTGGACCTGTTGCCTGACGACGGGACGGTCCACTTCTTCCTGCCTCACCTGCTGGAGTGCAGCCAGAGAAACCTCATGATGTGA
- the hps3 gene encoding Hermansky-Pudlak syndrome 3 protein isoform X2 yields MVHVYNCHPFASQQIVPTEQEPGLVCCGGGALFVVSAGGCKIEAFQLGEEGCPLICRFATMGTVQSILHSEIGDYLVTIEEKNNAPYLRAYTNWRYQAAEKTRVGVRLLGHFLRGSSMRGAPKEQMEIIEIPLFERPLCVACCGVTGDLLVGCPKSLVLFSLKRQALNDKLSILDFERCLIIHLPGLSPQQVAICAGYIALQTELEVLVVKLERLPGAAFTQKSADKKPQDHSLVPQDMITGAEHDNETEGRREGLAGHRDHDDFFIFPKHQELLGDRAKDCGVKISLEWTGMESEARGNLIITYILYRRFAPDFFQDCSVEETHLHSLQFHPVFTSNQEVCVEGGRGVEPTCLFCFFSLPKTGYLYSVRGGVQMVSAYQYPEKAQQAVLTDLFLHIITKNALQCFSVRCAAVAARAEDPYIDTTMKACPPITMELCALRIQLFIGLKALCHYRHHVVLLTTADVETREDTERTARRVIEYKDHKTLRGIFLAVGIEPSTTPALKHFLANSFLNRKSPFTKPQNPSEMGHGWNLYVVNTVTPLQLYNEMVEYSKTYEETNPLSHSRLHLLSEAHLLLRATLLDPRVGNPVERPQTTGQNLAQALRYNTTPTADRRELLQAFQESCAQLGDCFSRFDKRDCHLALPYYKMSGLSLTEVISRNRGLSNSLCGYGQGFLYFLKHSLYEETLELLTEETANEVLDIFGVAEPSQLPHVIASPSMARASPDCGLAHLERLESIGAPSVPLTLSKAALALRMPDLQLYRQHMDRHTEMLQVYGFIEEAKLLLHGRGDTVVPTLLARHLRDNQDGLLVAAMVALHENDKVKLDEADLFFQELCGDVSGPQGGPQLLVDFWEALLMASSQEAVIQELLFRLTTVYIDRVTRRDGRGFKPHKSADDLINWCSHYGVLYPWVSILTPAHFNIIPEDLHKLQSLLCGPTLDVSSILPLLEQLPDEDNAGLSVHVLCATKLGHYESSIERLLDRCPQAIIPYANHELQNNNMALWWQKLFPELCERTRATQGENTILLAALKETLVVVAMELNPLEFLDLLPDDGTVHFFLPHLLECSQRNLMM; encoded by the exons ATGGTTCACGTATACAACTGCCACCCCTTCGCGTCCCAGCAAATCGTGCCAACCGAGCAGGAACCGGGGTTGGTGtgctgtggcgggggtgccctaTTCGTGGTGTCCGCTGGAGGATGCAAGATCGAGGCTTTTCAACTGGGAGAAGAGGGGTGTCCTCTCATCTGCCGCTTCGCCACTATGGGGACTGTGCAGAGCATCCTACACAGTGAGATAG GGGACTACCTGGTGACCATCGAGGAGAAGAACAACGCCCCCTACCTACGCGCCTACACCAACTGGCGCTACCAGGCGGCTGAGAAGACCCGCGTTGGCGTGCGTCTGCTCGGTCATTTCCTGCGCGGCTCGTCCATGCGCGGGGCTCCCAAGGAGCAGATGGAGATCATTGAGATTCCACTGTTTGAGCGTCCGCTGTGTGTGGCGTGCTGTGGGGTGACCGGAGACCTGCTGGTGGGGTGTCCTAAGAGCCTGGTGCTGTTCAGTCTAAAGAGACAGGCCCTCAACGACAAACTCTCCATCCTGGACTTTGAGCGCTGTCTCATCATCCACCTCCCGGGACTGTCGCCCCAACAG GTGGCGATCTGTGCAGGGTACATTGCCCTGCAGACAGAGCTGGAGGTGCTGGTGGTCAAACTGGAGAGACTTCCTGGTGCTGCTTTTACCCAGAAGTCAGCTGACAAGAAGCCCCAGGACCACAGTCTGGTCCCCCAAGATATGATCACTGGAGCAGAACACGACAACGAGACGG aggggaggagagagggtctgGCTGGTCACCGTGACCATGATGACTTCTTCATTTTCCCCAAGCACCAAGAGCTCCTGGGGGACAGGGCTAAGGACTGTGGGGTCAAGATCTCTCTGGAGTGGACAGGCATGGAGAGTGAGGCCAGGGGCAACCTCATCATCACCTATATcttatacag GCGTTTTGCTCCAGACTTCTTCCAGGACTGTAGTGTTGAGGAGACCCACCTGCACTCCCTGCAGTTTCACCCAGTGTTCACCA GCAACCAGGAAGTATGTgtggaggggggtagaggggtggagccGACATGTTTGTTCTGTTTCTTCTCGCTGCCCAAGACGGGCTATTTGTACAGCGTGAGGGGCGGGGTTCAGATGGTCTCAGCCTATCAGTATCCAGAGAAGGCCCAGCAGGCCGTCCTCACTGACCTCTTCCTCCACATCATCACAAA GAATGCTCTCCAGTGCTTCTCAGTGAGATGTGCAGCAGTGGCAGCCAGAGCTGAGGACCCTTACATCGATACCACCATGAAG gcCTGTCCTCCCATCACCATGGAGTTGTGTGCTCTGCGTATTCAGCTGTTCATTGGTCTGAAGGCTCTGTGTCACTACCGACACCACGTCGTCCTGCTGACCACTGCAGATGTGGAGACCAGGGAGGACACAGAGAGGACCGCACGCAGAGTCAT AGAATACAAAGATCACAAAACCCTTAGGGGGATTTTCCTAGCAGTAGGTATAGAGCCTTCCACCACGCCGGCTCTGAAGCATTTTCTGGCCAACTCCTTCCT GAACAGGAAGTCACCCTTCACCAAGCCCCAGAATCCCAGTGAGATGGGTCACGGCTGGAACCTGTACGTGGTCAACACCGTCACCCCGCTCCAGCTCTACAACGAGATG GTGGAGTACAGTAAGACGTATGAGGAAACCAACCCTCTGTCTCACAGCCGTCTGCACCTGCTCAGTGAAGCCCACCTCCTCTTGAGAGCCACGCTCCTGGACCCCCGGGTTGGAAACCCTGTAGAACGGCCTCAGACCACTGGTCAGAACCTCGCCCAGGCCCTGAGATATAATACAACCCCCACCGCAGACAGACGGGAGCTGCTGCAGGCCTTCCAGGAGAGCTGCGCCCAGTTAGGAGACTGCTTCAGCAG GTTTGATAAGCGGGACTGCCACCTGGCCCTGCCCTACTACAAGATGTCAGGCCTGTCTCTGACAGAGgtgatctccaggaacaggggtCTGTCTAACAGCCTCTGTGGCTACGGGCAGGGCTTCCTCTACTTCCTCAAACACTCCCTCTATGAGGAGACCCTGGAGCTGCTCACTGAG gagaCGGCCAACGAGGTGCTGGATATCTTCGGTGTGGCCGAGCCGTCCCAGCTTCCCCATGTTATAGCCAGCCCTTCCATGGCCAGAGCCAGCCCTGACTGTGGCCTGGCCCACCTAGAGCGGCTGGAGTCCATCGGAGCCCCCTCCGTACCCCTCACCCTGTCCAAGGCTGCCCTGGCCCTGCGCATGCCAGACCTGCAGCTCTACAGGCAACACATGGACCGACACACAGAG ATGCTGCAGGTGTATGGGTTCATCGAGGAAGCCAAGCTGCTGCTGCACGGCAGAGGGGATACGGTGGTACCTACTCTCCTGGCTCGTCACCTCAGGGACAACCAGGACGGCCTGCTGGTGGCAGCCATGGTGGCGCTGCACGAGAACGACAAGGTCAAACTGGACGAGGCTGACCTCTTCTTCCAG GAGCTGTGTGGGGATGTGTCAGGGCCCCAGGGAGGCCCTCAGCTACTGGTTGACTTCTGGGAAGCCTTGCTGATGGCCTCGTCACAGGAAGCCGTCATCCAGGAGCTGCTGTTCCGCCTCACCACTGTCTACATCGATCGCGTCACACGCCGAGACGGCCGCGGATTCAAACCGCACAAGAGCGCAGACGACCTg ATTAACTGGTGTTCCCACTACGGCGTGTTGTATCCCTGGGTCAGCATCCTGACTCCAGCTCACTTCAACATCATTCCAGAGGACCTTCACAAACTACAG TCCCTGCTGTGCGGTCCCACCCTGGACGTGTCATCCATCCTGCCCCTGTTGGAGCAGCTGCCTGACGAGGACAACGCCGGGCTCAGTGTGCACGTGCTCTGTGCCACCAAGCTGGGTCACTACGAGAGCTCCATCGAGAGGTTGCTCGACCGCTGTCCTCAGGCCATCATCCCTTATGCTAATCATGAGCTGCAGAACAACAACATG GCTCTGTGGTGGCAGAAGCTGTTCCCCGAGCTGTGTGAGAGAACCAGAgcaacacagggagagaacacCATCCTGCTGGCTGCACTCAAAG AAACGCTGGTGGTGGTTGCCATGGAGCTGAACCCCCTGGAGTTCCTGGACCTGTTGCCTGACGACGGGACGGTCCACTTCTTCCTGCCTCACCTGCTGGAGTGCAGCCAGAGAAACCTCATGATGTGA
- the hps3 gene encoding Hermansky-Pudlak syndrome 3 protein isoform X1, protein MVHVYNCHPFASQQIVPTEQEPGLVCCGGGALFVVSAGGCKIEAFQLGEEGCPLICRFATMGTVQSILHSEIGDYLVTIEEKNNAPYLRAYTNWRYQAAEKTRVGVRLLGHFLRGSSMRGAPKEQMEIIEIPLFERPLCVACCGVTGDLLVGCPKSLVLFSLKRQALNDKLSILDFERCLIIHLPGLSPQQVGMDVAICAGYIALQTELEVLVVKLERLPGAAFTQKSADKKPQDHSLVPQDMITGAEHDNETEGRREGLAGHRDHDDFFIFPKHQELLGDRAKDCGVKISLEWTGMESEARGNLIITYILYRRFAPDFFQDCSVEETHLHSLQFHPVFTSNQEVCVEGGRGVEPTCLFCFFSLPKTGYLYSVRGGVQMVSAYQYPEKAQQAVLTDLFLHIITKNALQCFSVRCAAVAARAEDPYIDTTMKACPPITMELCALRIQLFIGLKALCHYRHHVVLLTTADVETREDTERTARRVIEYKDHKTLRGIFLAVGIEPSTTPALKHFLANSFLNRKSPFTKPQNPSEMGHGWNLYVVNTVTPLQLYNEMVEYSKTYEETNPLSHSRLHLLSEAHLLLRATLLDPRVGNPVERPQTTGQNLAQALRYNTTPTADRRELLQAFQESCAQLGDCFSRFDKRDCHLALPYYKMSGLSLTEVISRNRGLSNSLCGYGQGFLYFLKHSLYEETLELLTEETANEVLDIFGVAEPSQLPHVIASPSMARASPDCGLAHLERLESIGAPSVPLTLSKAALALRMPDLQLYRQHMDRHTEMLQVYGFIEEAKLLLHGRGDTVVPTLLARHLRDNQDGLLVAAMVALHENDKVKLDEADLFFQELCGDVSGPQGGPQLLVDFWEALLMASSQEAVIQELLFRLTTVYIDRVTRRDGRGFKPHKSADDLINWCSHYGVLYPWVSILTPAHFNIIPEDLHKLQSLLCGPTLDVSSILPLLEQLPDEDNAGLSVHVLCATKLGHYESSIERLLDRCPQAIIPYANHELQNNNMALWWQKLFPELCERTRATQGENTILLAALKETLVVVAMELNPLEFLDLLPDDGTVHFFLPHLLECSQRNLMM, encoded by the exons ATGGTTCACGTATACAACTGCCACCCCTTCGCGTCCCAGCAAATCGTGCCAACCGAGCAGGAACCGGGGTTGGTGtgctgtggcgggggtgccctaTTCGTGGTGTCCGCTGGAGGATGCAAGATCGAGGCTTTTCAACTGGGAGAAGAGGGGTGTCCTCTCATCTGCCGCTTCGCCACTATGGGGACTGTGCAGAGCATCCTACACAGTGAGATAG GGGACTACCTGGTGACCATCGAGGAGAAGAACAACGCCCCCTACCTACGCGCCTACACCAACTGGCGCTACCAGGCGGCTGAGAAGACCCGCGTTGGCGTGCGTCTGCTCGGTCATTTCCTGCGCGGCTCGTCCATGCGCGGGGCTCCCAAGGAGCAGATGGAGATCATTGAGATTCCACTGTTTGAGCGTCCGCTGTGTGTGGCGTGCTGTGGGGTGACCGGAGACCTGCTGGTGGGGTGTCCTAAGAGCCTGGTGCTGTTCAGTCTAAAGAGACAGGCCCTCAACGACAAACTCTCCATCCTGGACTTTGAGCGCTGTCTCATCATCCACCTCCCGGGACTGTCGCCCCAACAGGTAGGGATGGAT GTGGCGATCTGTGCAGGGTACATTGCCCTGCAGACAGAGCTGGAGGTGCTGGTGGTCAAACTGGAGAGACTTCCTGGTGCTGCTTTTACCCAGAAGTCAGCTGACAAGAAGCCCCAGGACCACAGTCTGGTCCCCCAAGATATGATCACTGGAGCAGAACACGACAACGAGACGG aggggaggagagagggtctgGCTGGTCACCGTGACCATGATGACTTCTTCATTTTCCCCAAGCACCAAGAGCTCCTGGGGGACAGGGCTAAGGACTGTGGGGTCAAGATCTCTCTGGAGTGGACAGGCATGGAGAGTGAGGCCAGGGGCAACCTCATCATCACCTATATcttatacag GCGTTTTGCTCCAGACTTCTTCCAGGACTGTAGTGTTGAGGAGACCCACCTGCACTCCCTGCAGTTTCACCCAGTGTTCACCA GCAACCAGGAAGTATGTgtggaggggggtagaggggtggagccGACATGTTTGTTCTGTTTCTTCTCGCTGCCCAAGACGGGCTATTTGTACAGCGTGAGGGGCGGGGTTCAGATGGTCTCAGCCTATCAGTATCCAGAGAAGGCCCAGCAGGCCGTCCTCACTGACCTCTTCCTCCACATCATCACAAA GAATGCTCTCCAGTGCTTCTCAGTGAGATGTGCAGCAGTGGCAGCCAGAGCTGAGGACCCTTACATCGATACCACCATGAAG gcCTGTCCTCCCATCACCATGGAGTTGTGTGCTCTGCGTATTCAGCTGTTCATTGGTCTGAAGGCTCTGTGTCACTACCGACACCACGTCGTCCTGCTGACCACTGCAGATGTGGAGACCAGGGAGGACACAGAGAGGACCGCACGCAGAGTCAT AGAATACAAAGATCACAAAACCCTTAGGGGGATTTTCCTAGCAGTAGGTATAGAGCCTTCCACCACGCCGGCTCTGAAGCATTTTCTGGCCAACTCCTTCCT GAACAGGAAGTCACCCTTCACCAAGCCCCAGAATCCCAGTGAGATGGGTCACGGCTGGAACCTGTACGTGGTCAACACCGTCACCCCGCTCCAGCTCTACAACGAGATG GTGGAGTACAGTAAGACGTATGAGGAAACCAACCCTCTGTCTCACAGCCGTCTGCACCTGCTCAGTGAAGCCCACCTCCTCTTGAGAGCCACGCTCCTGGACCCCCGGGTTGGAAACCCTGTAGAACGGCCTCAGACCACTGGTCAGAACCTCGCCCAGGCCCTGAGATATAATACAACCCCCACCGCAGACAGACGGGAGCTGCTGCAGGCCTTCCAGGAGAGCTGCGCCCAGTTAGGAGACTGCTTCAGCAG GTTTGATAAGCGGGACTGCCACCTGGCCCTGCCCTACTACAAGATGTCAGGCCTGTCTCTGACAGAGgtgatctccaggaacaggggtCTGTCTAACAGCCTCTGTGGCTACGGGCAGGGCTTCCTCTACTTCCTCAAACACTCCCTCTATGAGGAGACCCTGGAGCTGCTCACTGAG gagaCGGCCAACGAGGTGCTGGATATCTTCGGTGTGGCCGAGCCGTCCCAGCTTCCCCATGTTATAGCCAGCCCTTCCATGGCCAGAGCCAGCCCTGACTGTGGCCTGGCCCACCTAGAGCGGCTGGAGTCCATCGGAGCCCCCTCCGTACCCCTCACCCTGTCCAAGGCTGCCCTGGCCCTGCGCATGCCAGACCTGCAGCTCTACAGGCAACACATGGACCGACACACAGAG ATGCTGCAGGTGTATGGGTTCATCGAGGAAGCCAAGCTGCTGCTGCACGGCAGAGGGGATACGGTGGTACCTACTCTCCTGGCTCGTCACCTCAGGGACAACCAGGACGGCCTGCTGGTGGCAGCCATGGTGGCGCTGCACGAGAACGACAAGGTCAAACTGGACGAGGCTGACCTCTTCTTCCAG GAGCTGTGTGGGGATGTGTCAGGGCCCCAGGGAGGCCCTCAGCTACTGGTTGACTTCTGGGAAGCCTTGCTGATGGCCTCGTCACAGGAAGCCGTCATCCAGGAGCTGCTGTTCCGCCTCACCACTGTCTACATCGATCGCGTCACACGCCGAGACGGCCGCGGATTCAAACCGCACAAGAGCGCAGACGACCTg ATTAACTGGTGTTCCCACTACGGCGTGTTGTATCCCTGGGTCAGCATCCTGACTCCAGCTCACTTCAACATCATTCCAGAGGACCTTCACAAACTACAG TCCCTGCTGTGCGGTCCCACCCTGGACGTGTCATCCATCCTGCCCCTGTTGGAGCAGCTGCCTGACGAGGACAACGCCGGGCTCAGTGTGCACGTGCTCTGTGCCACCAAGCTGGGTCACTACGAGAGCTCCATCGAGAGGTTGCTCGACCGCTGTCCTCAGGCCATCATCCCTTATGCTAATCATGAGCTGCAGAACAACAACATG GCTCTGTGGTGGCAGAAGCTGTTCCCCGAGCTGTGTGAGAGAACCAGAgcaacacagggagagaacacCATCCTGCTGGCTGCACTCAAAG AAACGCTGGTGGTGGTTGCCATGGAGCTGAACCCCCTGGAGTTCCTGGACCTGTTGCCTGACGACGGGACGGTCCACTTCTTCCTGCCTCACCTGCTGGAGTGCAGCCAGAGAAACCTCATGATGTGA